The following are encoded together in the Bradyrhizobium sp. CCGUVB1N3 genome:
- a CDS encoding response regulator, which produces MKTCLVVDDSSVVRKIARRILEGLEFEVTEAEDGSKALEVCRQKLPDAVLLDWNMPVMDGFEFMGHMRRLPGGDQPKVVFCTTENNVAHIAQALSGGANEYIMKPFDKDIIADKFAEVGLIPVGQAFA; this is translated from the coding sequence ATGAAGACATGTTTGGTCGTCGATGATTCCAGCGTCGTGCGCAAGATCGCGCGCCGCATCCTGGAAGGCCTCGAATTCGAAGTGACTGAAGCCGAGGACGGCTCGAAGGCGCTGGAGGTCTGCCGGCAGAAGCTGCCCGATGCCGTGCTGCTCGACTGGAACATGCCGGTCATGGACGGCTTCGAGTTCATGGGCCACATGCGCCGCCTGCCCGGCGGCGACCAGCCCAAGGTCGTGTTCTGCACCACCGAGAACAACGTCGCCCACATCGCCCAGGCGCTCAGCGGCGGCGCCAATGAATACATCATGAAGCCGTTCGACAAGGACATCATCGCCGACAAGTTCGCTGAAGTCGGTTTGATCCCTGTCGGACAAGCCTTTGCTTAA
- a CDS encoding response regulator transcription factor, with protein sequence MAEKTSRGEIFVVDDDPAVRDTLSMVLKAASYEVICFADGAALLAVARNRTPAAILLDVHIPGKSGLDILRELHGEDYPAPIFMISGQGDISMAVSAIKNGALDFIEKPFRGSEIVNRLDEAIGAYARRQAESASPKFGQLHFPGREPLTRREREVLEQFAAGASNKEAGRTLGISPRTIEDHRANIMKKLGARNAADLIRIVMTAAQRAS encoded by the coding sequence ATGGCCGAAAAAACCTCCCGTGGCGAGATCTTCGTGGTCGACGACGACCCTGCTGTTCGCGACACACTGTCGATGGTGTTGAAGGCGGCGAGCTATGAGGTGATCTGTTTTGCCGACGGCGCCGCGTTGCTCGCGGTCGCGCGAAATCGCACACCGGCCGCGATCCTGCTCGACGTTCACATTCCCGGCAAGTCGGGCCTCGACATCTTGAGGGAGCTGCACGGCGAGGATTATCCCGCGCCGATCTTCATGATCTCCGGGCAGGGCGATATCTCGATGGCGGTCAGCGCCATCAAGAACGGCGCGCTCGATTTCATCGAGAAGCCGTTCCGCGGCAGCGAGATCGTCAACCGGCTCGACGAGGCGATCGGGGCTTATGCACGTCGGCAGGCAGAGAGCGCCTCGCCCAAGTTCGGCCAGCTCCACTTCCCTGGACGCGAGCCCCTGACCCGGCGTGAGCGCGAGGTGCTCGAGCAGTTCGCCGCGGGCGCTTCCAACAAGGAAGCCGGCCGCACGCTCGGGATCAGCCCGCGCACCATCGAGGACCATCGCGCCAACATCATGAAGAAGCTCGGCGCCCGGAACGCCGCCGACCTGATCCGTATCGTGATGACGGCCGCCCAGCGCGCGTCGTAA
- a CDS encoding PilZ domain-containing protein: MSEDGKGAERVTFSRGYDVCIMAIDGTWRRDCKLNAISDTDAILTVEGSIQGLNLKEFFLLLSSTGLAYRRCELVRVNGAEMDIQFLRGKNKKKRAAAGHDATV, from the coding sequence ATGAGCGAGGATGGCAAGGGTGCGGAACGCGTGACGTTCAGTCGCGGCTATGATGTCTGCATCATGGCGATCGACGGGACCTGGCGTCGCGATTGCAAGCTCAACGCCATTTCCGACACCGATGCCATCCTTACGGTCGAAGGTTCGATCCAGGGCCTGAACCTCAAGGAATTCTTTCTCCTGTTGTCCTCGACAGGTCTTGCCTATCGCCGTTGCGAGCTGGTGCGCGTCAACGGCGCGGAAATGGACATCCAGTTCCTGCGCGGCAAGAACAAGAAGAAGCGCGCCGCCGCGGGCCATGACGCGACGGTTTGA
- a CDS encoding Crp/Fnr family transcriptional regulator, producing MVRPSNGFLSALSADDYELIRPHLRITDLPHETVLVETGEALKRAYFLHRGVISLVVELAKGEHVQVAMIGRDSLLGALSAMGDASALNSAVVLVGGMASVMDLDRLRAAADQSSSLRTLLTRHALAVYAQVQQTAGCNAAHPVESRLSRCLLQIHDLSGDVRLLLTQENLAQMIGARRNSVSLVANTLQQANFIHYSRGHIQINNLDGLRQTACECYATVKAQYDRLLGPR from the coding sequence ATGGTGCGTCCATCCAATGGTTTCCTGTCTGCGCTGTCGGCGGATGATTACGAGTTGATCCGCCCGCACTTACGCATCACCGATCTGCCCCATGAGACCGTACTGGTGGAGACGGGCGAAGCGCTCAAGCGCGCCTATTTCCTGCATCGCGGCGTGATCTCGCTGGTCGTGGAACTCGCCAAGGGCGAGCATGTGCAGGTCGCGATGATCGGCCGCGACAGTCTGCTCGGAGCCTTGTCGGCGATGGGTGATGCGAGCGCGCTGAACAGCGCGGTGGTGCTCGTCGGCGGCATGGCCTCGGTGATGGATCTCGACCGTTTGCGCGCCGCGGCCGACCAAAGTTCCTCCCTGCGGACCTTGCTGACGCGCCATGCGCTTGCGGTCTATGCGCAGGTCCAACAGACCGCCGGCTGCAATGCCGCCCATCCCGTGGAGTCGCGGCTGTCGCGGTGCCTGTTGCAGATCCATGACCTGTCGGGCGACGTCAGGCTGCTGCTGACCCAGGAAAATCTGGCGCAGATGATCGGCGCGCGGCGCAACAGCGTCTCGCTGGTCGCCAACACGCTGCAACAGGCCAATTTCATCCACTACAGCCGCGGCCATATCCAGATCAACAATCTCGACGGGCTGCGCCAGACCGCCTGCGAATGCTACGCCACGGTGAAGGCGCAGTACGACCGGTTGCTCGGGCCGCGATGA
- a CDS encoding Crp/Fnr family transcriptional regulator, whose protein sequence is MTASGRPPNQLLRTLDAADFALLEPHLATVELVREMSLGVDGAPPKQVYFPLRGAVSITVNLADGQTIEVAMLGRDSVIGGGAALAGWAALADAVVLFPGTAVSLDCAAFRRIADRSPRFRRLMVRHEQALLAHAQQSVLCNTLHPVEAKLARWLLRARDLCDSATVPLTQELLAQMIGVRRNAISLVAHSLQRAGIIRYSRGHIEITDAHALEATCCACHGAVKNAYARLLVSAP, encoded by the coding sequence ATGACTGCCAGCGGTCGCCCGCCCAATCAATTGCTCAGGACGCTCGATGCGGCGGACTTCGCGCTGCTGGAGCCCCATCTCGCGACTGTCGAGCTGGTCAGGGAGATGTCCCTCGGGGTGGACGGAGCTCCGCCGAAGCAGGTCTACTTCCCGCTTCGCGGCGCGGTCTCGATAACGGTCAATCTCGCAGACGGACAGACGATCGAGGTGGCGATGCTGGGCCGCGACAGCGTCATCGGCGGCGGCGCGGCACTGGCCGGCTGGGCTGCACTGGCGGACGCGGTCGTGTTGTTTCCAGGCACGGCCGTGAGCCTGGACTGCGCCGCGTTTCGCCGTATCGCCGACAGAAGCCCGCGGTTCCGTCGCCTGATGGTTCGCCACGAGCAGGCGCTGCTGGCCCACGCGCAACAATCCGTGCTCTGCAACACGTTGCATCCGGTCGAAGCCAAGCTTGCGCGCTGGCTGCTGCGCGCCCGCGACCTCTGCGACAGCGCAACCGTTCCGCTGACACAGGAGCTGCTGGCGCAGATGATCGGCGTTCGGCGCAATGCGATCTCGCTGGTGGCGCATTCGCTACAGCGGGCCGGCATCATCCGTTACAGCCGAGGCCACATCGAGATTACCGACGCGCATGCGTTGGAGGCAACATGCTGCGCGTGTCACGGCGCGGTGAAAAATGCCTATGCACGGCTACTGGTATCCGCTCCGTGA
- a CDS encoding hybrid sensor histidine kinase/response regulator, with protein MDDLLREFLTETSESLDTVDNQLVKFEQEPNNAKILDNIFRLVHTIKGTCGFLGLPRLEALAHAGETLMGKFRDGMPVTAEAVTVILSSIDRIKEILAGLEATEAEPEGTDRDLIDKLEAMVEQGMAAMSASAQPIASASAQPMPAAGSAAPVAEAPPLVPEVPVAAAPAPAKEMTTGSLIDQTLERPLRPGEVSLDELERAFRETAIEAPAPAAKAEVKAPAASPAAAVAKEAVKEAAKDAKAPKEKAAPKKSMADEGASEGDRVANQSIRVNVDTLEHLMTMVSELVLTRNQLLEISRRNEDTEFKVPLQRLSNVTAELQEGVMKTRMQPIGNAWQKLPRIVRDLSSELGKQIELEMHGADTELDRQVLDLIKDPLTHMVRNSADHGLETPAERTASGKGEQGTIRLSAYHEGGHIIICIADNGRGLNTEKIKAKALSSGLVTEAELEKMSEAQIHKFIFAPGFSTAAAITSVSGRGVGMDVVRTNIDQIGGTIDIKSVAGEGSSVTIKIPLTLAIVSALIVEAAGDRFAIPQLSVVELVRARANSEHRIERIKDTAVLRLRNKLLPLIHLKKLLKIDDGAASDPENGFIVVTQVGSQTFGIVVDGVFHTEEIVVKPMSTKLRHIDMFSGNTILGDGAVIMIIDPNGIAKALGASGSSAHDMTDENAGHHIGSGEQTTSLLVFRAGSSQPKAVPLGLVTRLEELPADKIEFSNGRYMVQYREQLMPLVAIEGVTIAAQGAQPILVFADDGRSMGLVVDEIIDIVEERLNIEVGGSSAGILGSAVIKGQATEVIDVGHFLPMAFADWFTRKEMKPSMASQSVLLVDDSAFFRNMLAPVLKAAGYRVRTAPTAQEGLAALRAQSFDVVLTDIEMPDMNGFEFAETIRSDHNLGAMPIIGLSALVSPAAIERGRQAGFHDYVAKFDRPGLIAALKEQTAGAAGASELSRAAA; from the coding sequence ATGGATGATCTGTTGCGGGAGTTTTTGACGGAGACCAGCGAGAGCCTGGACACCGTCGACAATCAGCTGGTGAAGTTCGAGCAGGAGCCGAACAACGCCAAGATCCTGGATAACATCTTCCGCCTGGTTCACACCATCAAGGGGACGTGCGGCTTTCTGGGATTGCCGCGGCTCGAAGCGCTGGCGCATGCCGGCGAGACGCTGATGGGCAAATTCCGTGACGGCATGCCGGTGACCGCCGAGGCGGTGACGGTGATCCTGTCGTCGATCGACCGCATCAAGGAGATTCTGGCCGGGCTCGAGGCGACCGAAGCCGAGCCCGAGGGCACCGACCGCGATCTCATCGACAAGCTGGAAGCGATGGTCGAGCAGGGCATGGCGGCTATGTCAGCGTCGGCGCAGCCGATCGCGTCAGCGTCGGCGCAGCCGATGCCGGCGGCAGGTAGCGCTGCGCCCGTTGCCGAAGCCCCGCCGCTGGTGCCGGAAGTCCCTGTTGCGGCTGCGCCCGCGCCCGCAAAAGAGATGACCACGGGTTCGCTGATCGACCAGACGCTGGAGCGGCCGCTGCGTCCGGGCGAAGTGTCGCTGGACGAGCTCGAGCGCGCCTTCCGCGAGACCGCGATCGAAGCGCCTGCGCCCGCTGCCAAGGCCGAGGTGAAGGCGCCCGCGGCCTCTCCGGCAGCTGCGGTCGCCAAGGAAGCCGTCAAGGAAGCCGCCAAGGACGCCAAGGCGCCCAAGGAGAAGGCCGCGCCGAAGAAGTCGATGGCCGACGAGGGGGCCAGCGAAGGCGACCGCGTCGCCAACCAGTCGATCCGCGTCAACGTGGATACGCTGGAGCATCTGATGACCATGGTCTCCGAGCTGGTCCTGACCCGCAACCAGCTTCTGGAGATCTCCCGCCGCAACGAGGACACCGAGTTCAAGGTGCCGTTGCAGCGGCTGTCCAACGTCACCGCCGAGCTGCAGGAAGGCGTCATGAAGACGCGCATGCAGCCGATCGGCAATGCCTGGCAGAAGCTGCCGCGCATCGTCCGCGATCTCTCGAGCGAACTCGGCAAGCAGATCGAGCTGGAGATGCACGGCGCCGACACCGAGCTCGACCGCCAGGTGCTCGACCTGATCAAGGACCCGCTCACCCATATGGTGCGCAACTCCGCCGACCATGGCCTGGAGACCCCGGCCGAGCGCACGGCGAGCGGCAAGGGCGAGCAGGGCACCATTCGGCTGTCCGCCTATCACGAGGGCGGCCACATCATCATCTGCATCGCCGACAACGGCAGAGGCCTCAACACCGAGAAGATCAAGGCCAAGGCGCTCTCGAGCGGTCTCGTCACCGAGGCCGAGCTGGAGAAGATGAGCGAAGCCCAGATCCACAAGTTCATCTTCGCGCCGGGCTTCTCGACCGCGGCCGCCATCACCTCGGTCTCGGGCCGCGGCGTCGGCATGGACGTGGTGCGCACCAATATCGACCAGATCGGCGGCACCATCGACATCAAGAGCGTCGCCGGTGAAGGCTCGTCCGTCACCATCAAGATCCCGCTGACGCTGGCCATCGTCTCCGCGCTGATCGTGGAAGCCGCCGGCGACCGCTTTGCCATTCCGCAGCTCTCGGTCGTCGAGCTGGTGCGGGCCCGCGCCAACTCCGAGCACCGCATCGAGCGCATCAAGGACACCGCGGTCTTGAGGTTGCGCAACAAGCTGCTGCCGCTGATCCACCTCAAGAAGCTCCTCAAGATCGACGACGGCGCAGCCTCCGATCCCGAGAACGGCTTTATCGTGGTCACCCAGGTCGGCAGCCAGACCTTCGGCATCGTGGTCGACGGCGTGTTCCACACCGAAGAAATCGTGGTCAAGCCGATGTCGACCAAGCTGCGCCACATCGACATGTTCTCGGGCAATACGATCCTGGGCGATGGCGCCGTCATCATGATCATCGACCCCAACGGCATTGCCAAGGCGCTCGGCGCCTCCGGCTCCTCGGCCCATGACATGACCGACGAGAATGCCGGCCATCACATCGGAAGTGGCGAGCAGACCACCTCGCTGCTGGTGTTCCGCGCCGGCTCCAGCCAGCCCAAGGCGGTCCCGCTCGGCCTCGTCACGCGCCTGGAGGAGCTGCCGGCCGACAAGATCGAGTTCAGCAACGGCCGTTACATGGTGCAGTACCGCGAGCAGCTGATGCCGCTGGTCGCCATCGAGGGCGTCACCATCGCCGCCCAGGGCGCCCAGCCGATCCTGGTGTTTGCCGATGACGGCCGCTCCATGGGCCTCGTCGTCGACGAGATCATCGACATCGTCGAGGAGCGCCTCAACATCGAGGTCGGCGGCTCCAGCGCCGGCATTTTGGGCTCGGCCGTGATCAAGGGCCAGGCCACCGAGGTGATCGACGTCGGCCACTTCCTGCCGATGGCGTTCGCCGACTGGTTCACCCGCAAGGAGATGAAGCCGTCGATGGCCTCGCAGTCGGTGCTGCTGGTCGACGACTCGGCCTTCTTCCGCAACATGCTGGCGCCGGTGCTGAAGGCGGCCGGCTACCGCGTCCGTACCGCGCCGACCGCGCAGGAGGGCCTGGCTGCGCTGCGCGCGCAGAGCTTCGACGTCGTGCTGACCGACATCGAGATGCCCGACATGAACGGGTTCGAGTTCGCCGAAACGATCCGCTCCGACCACAATCTCGGCGCGATGCCGATCATCGGGCTCTCGGCGCTGGTCTCGCCGGCGGCGATCGAGCGCGGCCGGCAGGCCGGCTTCCACGACTATGTCGCCAAGTTCGACCGTCCCGGTCTGATCGCGGCGCTGAAGGAACAGACGGCAGGTGCCGCCGGCGCCTCCGAGCTGAGCCGGGCGGCGGCGTAG
- a CDS encoding protein-glutamate O-methyltransferase CheR has protein sequence MTPPEYEYLRKFLRDHSGLDLSADKQYLIESRLLPLARKAGLSGIGDLVQKLQAGSSALITSVVEAMTTNETFFFRDKVPFDHFRETIMPEVLKARAARRSVRIWCAAGSTGQEPYSLAMCLKEMGAALTGWRVEIIATDLSQEVLEKSKSGVYSQFEVQRGLPIQLLVKHFKQTGETWQINPELRAMIQHRQLNLLHDFSQLGTFDVIFCRNVLIYFDQETKINIFNRLARQIEGDGFLVLGAAETVVGLTDTFRPIPERRGLYKPNDARGAGAKPAIAAAPPRAAAMAGLRV, from the coding sequence GTGACCCCGCCCGAGTATGAGTATCTGCGGAAGTTCTTGAGAGACCATTCCGGTCTCGACCTGTCTGCCGACAAGCAATATCTGATCGAGAGCCGGTTGCTGCCGCTCGCGCGCAAGGCCGGACTCTCCGGCATCGGTGACCTCGTCCAGAAGCTGCAAGCTGGATCGAGCGCGCTGATCACCAGCGTGGTCGAAGCCATGACCACCAACGAAACCTTCTTCTTTCGCGACAAGGTTCCGTTCGACCATTTCCGCGAAACGATCATGCCGGAGGTGCTGAAGGCGCGCGCGGCGCGCCGGAGCGTGCGCATCTGGTGCGCCGCCGGCTCGACCGGTCAGGAGCCCTATTCGCTGGCGATGTGCCTGAAGGAGATGGGTGCCGCGCTCACCGGCTGGCGGGTCGAGATCATTGCCACCGACCTGTCGCAGGAGGTTTTGGAGAAATCCAAGTCCGGCGTCTACAGCCAGTTCGAGGTGCAGCGCGGCCTGCCGATTCAGCTACTGGTCAAACATTTCAAGCAGACCGGCGAGACTTGGCAGATCAATCCCGAACTGCGGGCCATGATCCAGCATCGGCAGCTCAATCTGCTGCACGACTTCTCCCAGCTCGGCACCTTCGACGTGATCTTCTGTCGCAACGTGCTGATCTATTTCGATCAGGAGACCAAGATCAACATCTTCAACCGCCTCGCCCGTCAGATCGAGGGGGACGGCTTCCTGGTGCTCGGCGCAGCGGAAACCGTGGTCGGACTGACCGACACGTTCCGTCCGATTCCGGAACGGCGCGGCCTCTACAAGCCCAATGACGCGCGCGGCGCCGGCGCAAAGCCCGCGATCGCCGCGGCGCCTCCGAGGGCCGCTGCAATGGCAGGACTGCGCGTATGA
- a CDS encoding response regulator: MPRSSFSSLPSNLSDAGERRPLQLLVVDDDATQRSLITVAAKQAGHEVTVAPSVSEAISKLRSGRFDCVTLDLVLEDGDGIEVLRVMSEAKFAGSVIVISGMDGRRRSAARHFARSVGIELQSLPKPLDLAALRISLANLGKTAMGLPTMHTWGGVATDAIVARHRA, translated from the coding sequence ATGCCAAGAAGCTCCTTCTCCTCCCTCCCGTCGAACCTGTCCGATGCCGGCGAACGGCGCCCGCTGCAGCTTCTGGTCGTCGATGACGACGCGACGCAGCGCAGCCTGATCACGGTCGCAGCCAAGCAGGCCGGGCATGAGGTGACCGTGGCGCCCTCCGTTTCGGAGGCGATCAGCAAGCTTCGCTCCGGACGCTTCGACTGTGTGACGCTCGATCTCGTGCTGGAGGACGGCGACGGCATCGAGGTGCTGCGCGTGATGTCGGAGGCGAAATTCGCGGGCTCCGTGATCGTCATCAGCGGCATGGATGGCCGGCGCCGCAGCGCCGCCCGCCACTTTGCCCGCTCCGTGGGTATCGAACTCCAGAGCCTGCCGAAGCCGCTCGACCTCGCGGCGCTGCGTATCAGCCTCGCCAATCTCGGCAAGACCGCGATGGGTCTGCCGACGATGCACACCTGGGGCGGCGTCGCCACCGATGCCATCGTGGCGCGTCATCGCGCTTGA
- a CDS encoding Hpt domain-containing protein, protein MREAAARSSFESSLAAEPARDPGAFQALVREIGEHGAGEVRAVFWSETDARLKLFGDLALAQQRARIEREAHSLKSAARTFGYQRLAALAQQLERNAAALDDVAYRKLLDAMTKAYAAARDEDA, encoded by the coding sequence ATGCGCGAAGCTGCCGCCCGGTCGTCTTTCGAATCCTCCCTCGCCGCCGAGCCGGCGCGGGATCCCGGTGCATTCCAGGCGCTGGTGCGCGAGATCGGAGAACACGGGGCCGGCGAGGTCCGCGCCGTGTTCTGGAGCGAGACCGATGCGCGCCTGAAGCTGTTCGGCGATCTTGCGCTCGCGCAGCAGCGCGCTCGGATCGAGCGCGAAGCCCATTCGCTGAAGAGCGCGGCGCGTACCTTCGGCTATCAGCGGCTCGCGGCGCTCGCCCAGCAGCTCGAGCGAAACGCGGCGGCGCTCGATGACGTCGCCTATCGCAAGCTGCTGGACGCGATGACGAAAGCCTACGCCGCGGCGCGCGACGAGGACGCCTGA
- a CDS encoding chemotaxis protein CheW: MSSKTQSSEGAMVEYVTAMIGGQLFGLPISRVQDVFMPERVTRVPLASREIAGVLNLRGRIVTVVDMRARLGLPRPEDGKVPMAVGVDLRGESYGLLIDTIGEVLRLPVDGKEENPVNLDPRMAKLAGGVHRLDGQLMVVLDVDRVLELETKVQMAA, encoded by the coding sequence ATGAGCAGCAAGACGCAAAGCAGCGAAGGCGCCATGGTCGAATACGTCACCGCGATGATCGGCGGCCAGCTGTTCGGCCTGCCGATCTCGCGCGTCCAGGACGTGTTCATGCCCGAGCGCGTCACCCGCGTTCCCCTGGCCTCGCGCGAGATCGCGGGGGTCTTGAACCTGCGCGGCCGCATCGTCACCGTCGTCGACATGCGCGCCCGCCTCGGCCTGCCGCGGCCCGAGGACGGCAAGGTGCCGATGGCGGTCGGCGTCGACCTGCGCGGCGAGTCCTATGGCCTCCTGATCGACACGATCGGCGAAGTGCTGCGCCTGCCCGTGGACGGCAAAGAGGAAAACCCCGTCAACCTCGACCCCCGCATGGCCAAGCTCGCCGGCGGCGTCCACCGCCTCGACGGCCAGCTCATGGTCGTCCTCGACGTCGATCGCGTCCTCGAGCTCGAAACCAAAGTGCAAATGGCTGCGTGA